GCCTGTCGAAGCCCTGCGCGGTGCATGCACTTCGACAGGCTCAGTGCGAACGGTTTCTGACGGATTGAACGCAATTTGGTATCAAATCGGCCGTCAGCGCTGGTACAGAAAGCGCTGGCAGCTATCAAGTTTGAAGCGTAACCGTTGTTCAGGTTGCGCTGACCTTGTCAGCCCAGGTGGCGCCAGGCCACGGCCACCAGCCGGCCCAGCGCCAGCAAAACCAGCGCGATCACCACCACGGCCGTGACCCGCCCCTTCCACCCGCCGTGGCGCAGCATGTGCCGCAGCCAGCCGAAATCGAACGGGCCGTCCAGCACGTTCAGCTGCGGCAGGCGCCCCAGGATGTCGCGGCGAAACGCCGCCTCGTCAAACAACGGGCTGCCGTTGATGCGCAGCGGCACCGTGTGCGCGCCGATCAGCAGGTGCTGGCGCGTGCACGTCACTTGCTCGGCGGGCGCCTTGGCCACCTTGCCACCCGCCCATTGCACGGCCACGCGCCGCCCGTCGGTGGCGATGCGCAGCGATTCGCAGCGGCGCAGCATGTTCCAAGCCGTGGCGTACACGATCACGATGAAGACCGTGGTGATGCCCGCCAGCCAGCGCACGATGCGGGGCAGGTTGCAAGGCAGATCGGGGCCGCAGTCGCCTTGGAAGTAGCCGGGCCAGAAGCCGACCATCAACGCCACCAGCAAACCCACGAACAGCACGCCCAGGCCCACCAGCCAGCGGCGGCGCGTGGCGGTGGCGCCGGGCAGGGCGCGCACTTTGGTCACGCTGCCGGGTTGCGGCGCGCGCAGGCCTGCGGCACGGGGTGCTACCTGGGCGCGCAAACGGGTTTTGGCGACCGGGGCGGTCGGCTGCACTTCGGCCTGCGGCTGGCCCGCGCGGCCGCTGGCGTCGCCCGCTGATTCGCCAGTCGCCTTGCCTTTGGCGGCGACTTTTCTATCGCCTTTTTCATCGCCGGGTGCGCGCCAGCGCGTGCCAGTCAGGCGCTTGAATTCGCCAGCCTTCCAGCCCAGAAACACCGCCAGCAGCATCAGCGCGGCAATGGCGCCCATCAGCAGCGAGGGCAGGCGCTGGCCCCAGACATAGGCAGACCGGCCCGCCTGCAGCTCAGCCTGGAAAACGGCGTCGCCAAAGGGCTGCAGCACCTTGCCGTCGGCCGTCACCTGGTGCACCTGGAACTGCGTGGCGTCGGTCACCAACAGGCGCCCGCCCGTCCACAGCAAGCCGTTCGGGTCTTGGTCGGGCGACAGCGCCACCACCTGGCGGGGCTTGAATTCGCCATCCATGCGCAGCAGATCGGCGTTGCGCATCGCCGGGTCGGCCACCAGCACCCAGCGGCCCTGGTCGCCATCGCGCTGCATGGCGAACGGATACCGGCGCCCCGGCCGCAGGCCGGAAAAATCCACCGCCCGGTGCACCACCGGCGTGGGGCTGGCGCCCGTGGCGTCCAGCGCAGCCACCTCATGGCGGTTGGTGTTGGCCACCCACAGGCGCCCCTCGCCCGGCAAGGTCTGGTTGGGAAAGCGCAGGCCCTGGTCGTAGGTGCGCGCCAGCGCGTAGGGCGCCCCAGCCGCAGGGCGGCGGTACACCAGGATGCGGTGCGCCGCAGTGTCGGACACGACGATTTCGCCCTCGTCCGCCGCCACGCGCACCCAGCGAAAGCCGGGCGTGGCCTGCAGGCCGGGCAGGGCCAGCGTGGTGCATGTCTTCTGGCTGATCAGGCAGCGGCGCACGCCTTGCGCGTCGTGCACAAAGGCGACGTCGGGCGCGGTGAACTGCAGGCTGCTGACGGTGCTGCCAATGCCCAGCTCGCGCAGCGGCAGCGATTGCAGGCGCTGGCCCTGGGCGTCGAACTGCTGCAGCGCGTCCTGGCTGACCAGCCAGATGTGCTGGTCAAACGCGGCGGGCAGGCGCGGGCCCAGCTGGTGGGGCCACAGCGTGCCGCGCAGCACAAAGGCCAGCACCAGCGCGGCCATCACGCCGATCACGGCTTTCAGCGCCGCTCGATACCCCACCTCACTCATTGTTTGACTTCCCTCAGTTCTGGGGCGAAGTGTAAGTGGCGGTCTGCGGGCATAAGCTCATCGCCAAAGAGTCGAAGGCGCGGCGCCAAGCCGCGGCGCCCGGCGGCTAGACTGCAGCGTAGCCACGCTCGCTGCGCCATAGCGCGCGCCGGGCTTCAAGCCAAAACAGGCTCTGGCGCTCGTGCGACAAGCGCTGGCAGCTATCAAATCAATACTGAAAACGAAGGAGAAGACGCCGATGTCCGACGCATGGAAGTTTGAAACCCAGGCCGTACACGCCGGTTACAGCCCAGACCCCACCACCAAGGCCGTGGCGGTGCCGCTGTACCAGACGGTGGCCTACGCGTTCGACAGCGCGCAGCACGGCGCCGACCTGTTCGATCTGAAGGTGCCCGGCAACATCTACAGCCGCATCATGAACCCCACCAATGACGTGCTGGAAAAGCGCGTGGCCGCGCTGGAGGGGGGCATCGCCGCGCTGGCCGTGGCGTCGGGCCAGTCGGCCATCACCTATGCCATTCAGACGATTGCCGAAAGCGGCGACAACATCGTCAGCAGCACGGCGCTGTACGGCGGCACGTACAACCTGTTTGCCCACACGCTGCCGCAGTACGGCATTGCCACGCGCTTTGCCGACCACAACGATCCCGAGAGTTATGAGAAGCTGATCGACGCGCGCACCAAGGCGGTGTATGTCGAATCCATCGGCAACCCGGCAGGCAACGTGACCGACATCGCCAAGGTGGCCGCCATCGCCCACCGGCACGGCGTGCCGGTGATCGTGGACAACACGGTGGCCACGCCCTACCTGCTGCGCCCGTTCGAGCACGGCGCCGACATCGTGGTGCATTCGCTGACCAAGTACATGGGCGGGCACGGCACCACCATCGGCGGGGTGATCGTGGACAGTGGCAAGTTCCCTTGGGCTGAGCACAAGGCGCGCTTTCCGCGCCTGAACGAGCCGGACGTCAGCTACCACGGCGTGATCTACACCGAGGCGCTGGGCCCTGCCGCCTACATCGGCCGCGCGCGCGTGGTGCCGCTGCGCAACATGGGTGCGGCGCTGTCGCCTTTCAACGCCTGGCAGATCCTGCAAGGCATTGAAACCCTGGCGCTGCGCATGGACCGCATCGGCGAAAACACGCTGAAGGTGGCGCAGTGGCTGCAAAAGCACCCCAAGGTGGCCTGGGTCAGCTACGCCGGGCTGCCAGACCACCGCGACCACGCGCTGGTGGCAAAGTACCTGCGCGGCAACGCCTCTGGCCTGTTCACCTTCGGCGTGAAATCCGCAGCGGGTGACGATGCCCGAGCGGCGGGCGCGCGCTTTCTGGACGCGCTGCAGCTGTTCACCCGCCTGGTCAACATCGGCGACACCAAATCCCTGGCCACGCACCCGGCCAGCACCACGCACCGCCAGCTGTCGCCTGAAGAGCTGGCCAAGACCGGCGTGAAGGAAGAAACCGTGCGCCTGTGCATCGGCATCGAGCACATCGACGACCTGCTGGCCGACCTGGATCAAGCGCTGGCGAAGGTGTGACGGCGGCCGCGACATTGCAAGCCAAAACGGGTGCTGGCGCTTTGTGCATAAGCGCCGGCAGCTATAAAAAAAGCGGCAACCAGAGGCTTGCCGCTTTGCCACGATGGGACGGGTGGCTCAGGACTTGCCAGCCGACGCCTTGAACTGCGCGAAATACTCATCCACCAGCTTGCGCAGCGCACTTCCGATCGCCGCGTACTGGTATTCGTTGAGGTTGGCCAGCGAGGCGCGCGCCGAGGGGTGCAGCACACCGAAGCCCTTGCCCGGCAGCAACACCACGCCGGTTTCGTCGGCGATGCGGAACAGCAGCTCGATGGGGTTCTGCGTCTTGAGTACCCAGGCCGCAAACGCGTCGCCATGCAGCGCGCGGCAGGTTTGCTGCAGATCGATGAGGGTGTAGTAGTCCACACTGTTTTCATCGTCGCGGTGCTGCTCACCCAGTTGGCGGTACAGCGCGGCGTCGCGCCGGCGGATGATCGACTTGAGGGCCGACTTGTAGCTGCCGCCCGCGTCCATCATGTTGAAGAGCGCGAACAGCACCATCTGCACCTGCTGCGGTGTCGACAGGCCGGCGGTGTGGTTGAGC
This genomic interval from Ottowia oryzae contains the following:
- a CDS encoding O-acetylhomoserine aminocarboxypropyltransferase/cysteine synthase family protein, with the translated sequence MSDAWKFETQAVHAGYSPDPTTKAVAVPLYQTVAYAFDSAQHGADLFDLKVPGNIYSRIMNPTNDVLEKRVAALEGGIAALAVASGQSAITYAIQTIAESGDNIVSSTALYGGTYNLFAHTLPQYGIATRFADHNDPESYEKLIDARTKAVYVESIGNPAGNVTDIAKVAAIAHRHGVPVIVDNTVATPYLLRPFEHGADIVVHSLTKYMGGHGTTIGGVIVDSGKFPWAEHKARFPRLNEPDVSYHGVIYTEALGPAAYIGRARVVPLRNMGAALSPFNAWQILQGIETLALRMDRIGENTLKVAQWLQKHPKVAWVSYAGLPDHRDHALVAKYLRGNASGLFTFGVKSAAGDDARAAGARFLDALQLFTRLVNIGDTKSLATHPASTTHRQLSPEELAKTGVKEETVRLCIGIEHIDDLLADLDQALAKV